The following coding sequences lie in one Clostridia bacterium genomic window:
- a CDS encoding M20/M25/M40 family metallo-hydrolase, whose amino-acid sequence MAAWDHLVDLCRLPHRGSTTRLEAEAARRLADRLRETGADVRVEPFSAPRDTLYRGPALVTIAAGLACTLAWSHPWWGLAVQIVFLAILVGELLGSLAVDFDLILPRSPSQNVVAVWPGDPSLERSPLVLMAHYDTQKASWLFHPRLVPWLPAIFGLAYAALGGATAALGAHALSPAAGWPAPVARVCAVVLLVFAALLAWGGWRGVDVPGANDNGSGVALALALAERWRDDPPSARPLWVVLTGAEEVGERGAKAFLRHHAAALDPRETLIVNLDNIGGGQLRFLTGEGLLRYYPYDTHLLSAARVLSMHRAPDRVGPWRNLVLPTDALPLAARGFRVITFVGIGRGGAIPNYHWPTDTLGRVDRHLLAFAEEFLWEYLRVVVNPPRAEARAGGPRSSAR is encoded by the coding sequence ATGGCCGCGTGGGACCACCTGGTCGACCTCTGCCGCTTGCCCCATCGCGGCTCGACGACGCGGCTGGAGGCGGAGGCGGCGCGGCGGCTCGCCGACCGGCTGCGCGAAACCGGGGCGGATGTCCGCGTCGAACCGTTTTCCGCCCCGCGCGACACCCTGTACCGCGGGCCGGCCCTCGTCACGATCGCCGCCGGCCTGGCCTGCACGCTCGCCTGGTCGCACCCCTGGTGGGGTTTGGCCGTCCAGATCGTCTTCCTGGCCATCCTCGTGGGGGAGTTGCTCGGGTCGCTCGCCGTCGACTTCGACCTCATCCTGCCGCGTTCCCCTTCCCAGAACGTCGTGGCGGTCTGGCCGGGAGACCCGTCGCTTGAGCGTTCGCCGCTCGTCCTCATGGCCCACTACGACACGCAAAAGGCGTCATGGCTCTTCCACCCGCGCCTCGTGCCATGGTTGCCCGCCATTTTCGGCCTGGCGTACGCGGCGCTGGGCGGCGCCACGGCGGCCCTCGGCGCCCACGCCCTCTCGCCCGCGGCCGGCTGGCCCGCGCCGGTGGCGCGGGTGTGCGCCGTCGTGCTTCTCGTGTTCGCGGCCCTCCTCGCATGGGGAGGGTGGCGCGGCGTCGACGTGCCCGGAGCGAACGACAACGGCAGCGGCGTCGCCCTGGCCCTGGCCCTCGCGGAGCGCTGGCGAGACGACCCGCCGAGCGCCCGCCCGCTGTGGGTGGTGCTGACGGGCGCGGAGGAGGTCGGGGAGCGCGGGGCCAAGGCGTTCCTTCGTCACCACGCCGCCGCGCTCGACCCCAGGGAGACGTTGATCGTCAACCTGGACAACATCGGCGGCGGCCAGCTGCGCTTTCTCACCGGCGAGGGCCTCTTGCGGTACTATCCGTACGATACGCACCTGCTGTCCGCCGCACGCGTGCTTTCCATGCACCGCGCCCCCGACCGCGTGGGGCCCTGGCGCAACCTGGTCCTGCCCACGGACGCGCTGCCGCTCGCGGCACGAGGGTTCCGCGTCATCACGTTCGTGGGCATCGGCCGCGGCGGGGCGATCCCGAACTACCATTGGCCGACGGACACGCTGGGGCGCGTCGATCGCCACCTGCTCGCGTTTGCGGAGGAATTCCTTTGGGAGTATCTGCGCGTCGTCGTCAACCCGCCGCGCGCCGAGGCGCGCGCGGGCGGGCCGCGATCCTCGGCGCGATGA
- a CDS encoding MBL fold metallo-hydrolase, translating into MAHERVSAHVWRVPLASRTLPPADHTNVYVIGSRDGAVVWDAGAAAPAGLDDVRAALADCGAPRVEAIVLSHAHPDHVEGLDRFQAALGAPVRAHPIVEERVRHVYPSLLWGPPLLDGDAIPAGGTTLQVLLTPGHAPGHLAGWCAEDRTLLAGDLLAGVGTVAIIPPEGDLREYLRSLERILALGAERAAPGHGPVIERPQAAIREVLRHRQEREAQVLAALAAGRRAVPEIAREIYGDSLDERLRPFAEATVLAHLQKLRGEGRVAEGPGRAWFLLS; encoded by the coding sequence ATGGCGCACGAACGCGTCTCGGCCCACGTCTGGCGCGTGCCGTTGGCGTCCCGGACGCTCCCGCCCGCGGACCACACGAACGTGTACGTGATCGGTTCGAGGGACGGGGCGGTGGTGTGGGACGCCGGCGCCGCTGCACCCGCGGGGCTCGACGACGTCCGTGCGGCGCTTGCGGACTGCGGCGCGCCGCGCGTCGAGGCGATCGTCTTGAGCCACGCGCACCCGGATCACGTGGAAGGGCTGGACCGCTTCCAGGCTGCTCTGGGCGCGCCGGTGCGCGCGCATCCGATCGTCGAGGAACGCGTGCGGCACGTCTACCCGAGCCTCCTCTGGGGGCCGCCCCTTCTCGACGGGGACGCCATCCCCGCCGGCGGGACCACGCTCCAGGTTCTCCTCACGCCCGGCCACGCGCCCGGCCACCTGGCCGGCTGGTGCGCCGAAGACCGCACGCTGCTCGCCGGGGATCTGCTGGCCGGTGTCGGCACGGTGGCCATCATCCCTCCTGAAGGCGACTTGCGCGAGTACCTCCGCAGCCTGGAGCGAATTCTGGCTCTCGGCGCGGAACGCGCCGCGCCGGGTCACGGCCCGGTCATCGAGCGACCGCAGGCGGCCATCCGGGAGGTGCTCCGCCACCGGCAGGAGAGGGAGGCCCAGGTGCTGGCCGCGCTCGCCGCGGGCCGGCGCGCCGTGCCGGAGATCGCCCGCGAGATCTACGGCGACAGCCTGGACGAGCGCCTGCGCCCGTTCGCCGAAGCCACCGTGCTCGCCCACCTTCAGAAGCTGCGGGGCGAGGGCCGCGTCGCGGAAGGGCCGGGGCGCGCGTGGTTCCTCCTTTCATGA